The following coding sequences are from one Musa acuminata AAA Group cultivar baxijiao chromosome BXJ1-6, Cavendish_Baxijiao_AAA, whole genome shotgun sequence window:
- the LOC103987700 gene encoding beta-fructofuranosidase, insoluble isoenzyme 3, with product MGRANSRCWTAWLAVVLVHWCLCVRERNGVVVEASHVVYESLQSVPASVVDSKLRTGYHFQPPKHWINDPNGPMYYNGLYHLFYQYNPSGSVWGNIVWAHSVSTDLINWVALEPAIYPSKPFDIKGCWSGSATILPGNRPVILYTGLDPRERQVQNIAYPKNLSDPYLREWVKPDFNPVIAPDDGVNGSAFRDPTTAWRGPSGHWKLVVGSKWNKRGKAILYRSRDFVHWVKAKHSLHSARDTGMWECPDFYPVALKGTRGLDTSVYGHGVKYVLKVSLDITRYEYYTVGKYYHDKDKYVPDATSADDNTGLRYDYGNFYASKTFFDGKKQRRILWGWANESDTSDVDKAKGWAGIQMIPRTILLDSSGRQLVQWPIEEIESLRGKHVVVEHKRIPSGGFFEVTGIDSSQADVEVSFDVSGLEKAEDFDPSWATDAEALCGRKTADVKGGVGPFGVLVLASANMEEKTAVFFRVFKAYHKHVVLMCHDPTRSSLRAGLYKPTFAGFVDVDIAKTGKISLRTLIDSSVVESFGAKGKTCITSRVYPSLAIGEDAHLFVFNNGSTDVKVSELNAWEMKKPLMNGA from the exons ATGGGGAGAGCGAATAGCCGTTGTTGGACGGCATGGTTGGCTGTGGTTCTTGTGCATTGGTGCCTCTGCGTCAGGGAAAGGAACGGGGTGGTGGTGGAGGCCTCCCATGTGGTGTATGAATCCCTCCAGTCTGTTCCTGCTTCCGTTGTCGACAGTAAGTTGAGGACTGGGTATCACTTCCAGCCCCCGAAACACTGGATCAATG ATCCAAATG GGCCGATGTACTACAATGGCCTCTACCACCTCTTCTACCAGTACAACCCCAGTGGCTCGGTGTGGGGCAACATCGTGTGGGCACACTCCGTCTCCACCGATCTCATCAACTGGGTAGCGCTCGAGCCGGCGATCTACCCGTCGAAGCCCTTCGACATCAAGGGTTGCTGGTCTGGCTCTGCAACCATCCTTCCCGGCAACAGGCCCGTGATACTGTACACTGGCCTCGACCCTCGTGAGAGACAAGTGCAGAACATTGCGTACCCGAAGAATCTCTCTGATCCTTACCTCCGTGAGTGGGTGAAGCCCGACTTCAACCCTGTCATTGCCCCGGACGATGGGGTCAACGGCAGCGCCTTCCGTGACCCGACGACGGCGTGGCGTGGACCTAGTGGCCACTGGAAGCTGGTGGTTGGCAGCAAGTGGAACAAGAGGGGCAAGGCGATTCTGTACCGGAGCAGAGACTTCGTGCACTGGGTCAAGGCAAAGCACTCGCTCCACAGCGCCAGGGACACCGGCATGTGGGAGTGCCCGGACTTCTACCCGGTGGCGTTGAAGGGGACGCGAGGCCTAGATACGTCCGTGTATGGCCATGGCGTGAAGTATGTGCTCAAGGTCAGCTTGGACATCACGAGGTACGAGTACTACACGGTGGGGAAGTACTACCACGACAAGGACAAGTATGTGCCCGACGCAACGTCGGCGGACGATAACACCGGCTTGAGGTATGATTACGGCAACTTCTACGCTTCCAAGACCTTCTTCGACGGGAAGAAGCAGCGAAGGATCCTGTGGGGGTGGGCCAACGAGTCGGACACCTCGGATGTCGATAAAGCTAAAGGTTGGGCGGGCATTCAG ATGATTCCAAGAACCATTTTGCTCGACAGCAGCGGTCGACAGCTTGTGCAGTGGCCGATCGAAGAGATTGAATCTCTCAGAGGCAAACACGTTGTTGTCGAGCACAAGAGGATCCCAAGTGGTGGCTTCTTCGAAGTGACCGGGATAGACTCTTCACAG GCGGATGTAGAGGTGAGCTTTGATGTCTCAGGCTTGGAGAAAGCTGAGGACTTCGATCCTTCTTGGGCGACTGACGCCGAGGCACTCTGCGGCCGGAAGACAGCAGACGTGAAGGGTGGGGTTGGGCCATTCGGAGTGCTGGTTTTGGCTTCAGCCAACATGGAAGAGAAGACTGCTGTGTTCTTCAGGGTCTTCAAAGCTTACCACAAACATGTAGTCCTCATGTGTCATGATCCTACCAG GTCCTCACTGAGGGCAGGACTGTACAAGCCAACCTTTGCAGGCTTCGTCGATGTCGATATAGCTAAAACTGGCAAGATCTCCTTAAGGACCTTG ATTGATAGCTCTGTGGTGGAGAGCTTTGGGGCCAAAGGCAAGACATGCATTACTTCCAGAGTTTATCCCAGCTTGGCTATCGGAGAAGATGCCCACCTGTTCGTCTTCAACAATGGATCAACTGATGTCAAAGTCTCCGAGTTGAATGCATGGGAGATGAAGAAACCTCTGATGAATGGAGCATAG